The region GCCTCCCAGGTCGCAGGGTATAAGACCTGGCAGAAGCTCGGGAGATTCGTCAAGAAGGGCGAGAGAGGAATCCCGATCCTCGCGCCCTGCATAGTCAAGAGGACAATTGTCGATGAGGGCGGCAACGAGGAGGAGGTGGCGCACACATCCTTCAAGGTAACTTACGTCTTCGATGTCAGCCAGACAGATGGGAAGCCGCTCCCAGAGGCACCCATAACAGCCTCTGGGGACGGCAGAGGGCTACTACCCATACTGGAGGAGATAGCAAAAGGCAAGGGCATAGCCTGCGAGTATAGGACCCTCCATGGTGACCATCACGGCACAAGCTATGGCGGCAGGATCGAAATAGACGACAGGTTCGATGAAGCGGGGAAGGTGTCTGTGATCACGCATGAGCTTGCCCATGAACTTTTGCACCGGGGCCCTGAGGGCGCCGGCCTTACGAGAGAGCAGAAGGAGATAGAGGCCGAGGCGGTAGCGTTCGTTGTATGTTCCCACTTTAAAATAGAGAGCTCATCCGCCAATTACTTAGCCTTATGGGAAATTGTTCCAGAGAAGATCGTTGAAGCATTCCAGCGGGTCCATAGGATAGCCGCAGAGATCATCGAGACAGTCGAGGCCGCCCTTACGGCAAGGACTGAGAAGGAAGGCGCCAGCCGGTGATGCTGGCGCCCTTTATATTTCTCAGGCTGGGGGTGACATCTTGCACTTGGATTCAGATCAATCGCAGGCTGTATACGCCCCTTGCGGGCATATCCTGGTGATAGCTCCGGCGGGAAGCGGCAAGACCAAGGTGCTTACAGAGAGGGTGCGCAGGCTCATCAAGGGAGGAGCCGCACCCTCATCAATCCTGTGTGTTACCTTCACCAGGAAGGCGGCGGGGGAATTGAAGGAGCGACTTGGTGATATCCCTGGAATTGGACAGGCGTGGATAGGGACCTTCCACAGCATATGCTACCGGATACTCAGGGAAGAATCATCTGCCCTGGGCTCTCTCGGCTACAGGAACGGGTTTAGCATTATAGATGCTGCCGGGGCAGAGGCCATCATGCAAGAGGTCCTCAAAGGCCTTAGTGTCGAGGTAAGGCCCGAGGAGGCCTTGCATGCCATATCTTTATGCTGTCTGACCCTGAAGGATGATTCCCACGACGAATTCTTACACAAGGCGGCCTCGCTTTACAGGCGGCGTCTCCTTGGATTAAACGCCATGGACTTCGATGACCTCCTTGTAAATACCCTCTGGCTCCTGCAGTCAAATGACGAGGTCAGGTTAAGGTACGCGCAGCGATTTCACCACATGCTCATAGACGAATTCCAGGACCTGGACCCATGCCAGTGGGAGATCGTAAAGTTCCTTACCTCAGTCCATGGTAACTTGTTTGCAGTAGGGGACCCACAGCAGGAGATATTCGGCTTTAAGGGCGGGGCAGTGGACATTATCCTTGAGTATATGCAGGACCCTGGCACCAGAACCTATATCCTCAGACGTAACTATAGGTCTACCGCCAACATCGTAGCTGCTGCAAACTCCCTGATAAAGCGCGGCACCACAACGGTGCCAATCCCGCAGGTACCGGTGAGGGACTGGGGTGATCCAATCGACCTATATGTAGCCCCAAATGACTCAGATGAGGCCATATACGTGGCAGAGCTCATCAAGGACCTTCTTCTAAAGGGAATAGCCCCAGGAGAAATAGCGGTGCTCACCAGGACCAGGGCCCAGTTTACCCCGATCTGCAAGGAGCTTATCCGGGCCCGAGTGCCATATAGGTTCTCGGAAAGTGTAAGGCCGGCCAAGGCTGTAAAGCTGATGACCATTCATGCGTCAAGGGGAAAGGAGTTCAGCCATGTGATCCTCCCGGGGCTTGAGGAGGGCATTATTCCCCACTTCAGGGCCGCAAATGAGGGCGATATAGAGGAGGAAAGGAGGCTTGCGTATGTGGCCATCACGAGGGCCAGGGATAAGCTCTATCTTTCATACTCCATGGAAAGGGCTCTTGAAGGCAGGTCAAGATGTGTGGAGCCTTCCAGGTTCTTGAAAGAGATCGATGAGAGACTCCTGGATATCGTCAACTTCCGTGAGGCAAGCGCATCATGATCTCCAGAACCGGGCCATCAGCTATGGGATAGGATGAGGCCGGTGGTTTGAATTAGCCCAATCATAGAATCCTGCATGTCAGGGGCAGAGGATCCAAATAATGAAGCGAATGGATGTGTCGTTACCACCAGGTGCCGAGATGCTAGTACCACCTGATCTCGCTGGCCCAGCTTGCCGACCAGAAGCAAGATTCATCCTATCCTGCCTGAAAGCTAGCCCTGGAGCTACAGCCCCCAGCCCAACTTCCGTACCCCAAGTCTAGTTCTTGACTATCTTGGGGTATAGGGTAAGGCAAAAGCCCTGCTAGATGCATTATCTATTTGCATGAGCTCAGAATAGTAACCCATATTTCGCATGTAGAATATTCCAGTCCACAATTACCATACCATATTCTACATGGGGGAACAACGGCAAAACCACCTTCTCCCAAGCCCTGAAGGGGCGGAGCTTGCGGCGGCTGGATTCTGGCAATCCTCCACAGGGCTGGCGGAAACATGGCTGGACTTGGAGAATGCGGGGCGGGGAACGGCGGCTATGATCCCAGCAACGCCGGGCGTATGCTGGTAGCCCATGCACGAATGGTATCCCAATTACGATAATCGCCCTCCGGAGCCTTCATTGCCTTGAGGATCAACCGCAACGGGAAAGAAATCTTTTGTGTGTAGTGTAGAGCTCCTGCAAAAAGCCCAACGCTAACTGGCCGCACCTGCGGTGCTTTTCTGTATAGCGGATTCAGATAAGCTGTTGCCCTGCGGCGGTTTGCCTCAGTATTATCCTTCATCGTCAAGCAGACAACAAAGTAGGCTACAGGTACCTCGCTCAACGCCTTATGGTGCACTTTAAGGAAGGCTAGTACATCCGCATGTACCCTGCCTGCGTGAACGGGGGTACCCAATACTACAGCTCGATATGGGCTTATATCGGTCACGGCTCTAGCCGGAAGGACGTCTACTTGCGTGATCCCGTTGCGCAACGCTTGACCTATGCCTTCCGCTACCTCGCCTGTGGACCCAGTCCAACTGGCGTATGCTACCAGGATTTTATGATCCATCTTGTTTTCACCCCTATAAATCCGTGTTACATACCAGAACTAAACCCTGTAGAGAAGATTCGGTTTTTCTATCTTTTCCCCCGATTTTGGCCGTCCCTACAGCGTTGTCTGGTACCGCTGTTTCTACTGCACCCCTCGCGGGCGAGCCAGGATAGCGCCCACACGGCCGGCGCTGCGGCCAACACCATGATAGTGGACATTCCCCATATGGCGGGCGATATTGTGCCGGTCTGCAGATATTCTTTCAATGGGCCGGTGAATAGCACGATACTGACAATGCTCACGATGAACACACTAGATAACGAGGCGGCTCTGCCTCCCCAGTCAGTTCCTCGCCAGAGACTGAGAATGGCGGTAATCACTACCGGGCAAGCGAGGGAGAAGAAAACTATTGGATCCCTGAGGAACGGTTTTCCCAATCGAGGCTTCCAGCTTCCTGCATGGTCATGTCCATGGCGCGCCCGGTAGCGCTCGCCATGAGCCTCTGCCCCATCATCCCCGAGAAGGCCA is a window of Bacillota bacterium DNA encoding:
- a CDS encoding ATP-dependent helicase, which encodes MHLDSDQSQAVYAPCGHILVIAPAGSGKTKVLTERVRRLIKGGAAPSSILCVTFTRKAAGELKERLGDIPGIGQAWIGTFHSICYRILREESSALGSLGYRNGFSIIDAAGAEAIMQEVLKGLSVEVRPEEALHAISLCCLTLKDDSHDEFLHKAASLYRRRLLGLNAMDFDDLLVNTLWLLQSNDEVRLRYAQRFHHMLIDEFQDLDPCQWEIVKFLTSVHGNLFAVGDPQQEIFGFKGGAVDIILEYMQDPGTRTYILRRNYRSTANIVAAANSLIKRGTTTVPIPQVPVRDWGDPIDLYVAPNDSDEAIYVAELIKDLLLKGIAPGEIAVLTRTRAQFTPICKELIRARVPYRFSESVRPAKAVKLMTIHASRGKEFSHVILPGLEEGIIPHFRAANEGDIEEERRLAYVAITRARDKLYLSYSMERALEGRSRCVEPSRFLKEIDERLLDIVNFREASAS
- a CDS encoding ImmA/IrrE family metallo-endopeptidase — encoded protein: MKPTELVREIESRLKDLGVMTKKARSSAEVIEYLKFMGHFHRYSFHNTLSIWLHCPHASQVAGYKTWQKLGRFVKKGERGIPILAPCIVKRTIVDEGGNEEEVAHTSFKVTYVFDVSQTDGKPLPEAPITASGDGRGLLPILEEIAKGKGIACEYRTLHGDHHGTSYGGRIEIDDRFDEAGKVSVITHELAHELLHRGPEGAGLTREQKEIEAEAVAFVVCSHFKIESSSANYLALWEIVPEKIVEAFQRVHRIAAEIIETVEAALTARTEKEGASR
- a CDS encoding flavodoxin, producing the protein MDHKILVAYASWTGSTGEVAEGIGQALRNGITQVDVLPARAVTDISPYRAVVLGTPVHAGRVHADVLAFLKVHHKALSEVPVAYFVVCLTMKDNTEANRRRATAYLNPLYRKAPQVRPVSVGLFAGALHYTQKISFPLRLILKAMKAPEGDYRNWDTIRAWATSIRPALLGS